The DNA segment AGCAGGTGACACCAGGAGTCGGTGAGCGACGCGAGCGGGGTGGTCGCGCTCGACCCGCGGTGGGGTATACCTCGTCCCATGTCGACCCCATCGCCGCTGCTGCTGGCGCTCGACTTCGCCGGGACCTTCGCGTTCGCGCTGAACGGTGCGCTGACTGCGGTCCGGGCTGAGCGGCTCGACATCTTCGGGGTGGTCACGCTCGGCATGTTCACCGGCCTCGGCGGTGGCACGATCCGCGACATCCTGCTCGACGACCTGCCACCGGCGACGTTCCTGGACTGGCGCTACCTCGCGCTCGCGGCGACCGGAGGGCTCATCGCGTTCGCGCTGAGCCGCAGGCTCGACCGGCTCGCCATGCCGATCACCGTCCTCGACGCGGTCGGTCTGAGCGTGTTCGCGGTCCTCAGTGCGTTCAAGGCGCTGGAGATGGGATTCGGTGTGCTGCAGGCGATGATCGTCGGCACCATCACCGCGGTCGGCGGCGGAACGATCCGCGACATGATGATCGGCCGGATCCCCACCGTCCTGCGCAGCGAGCTCTACGCCATCCCGGCGCTGATCGGCGCCGGCTGCGCTGCCGCCGCCGAGGCCGCCGGACAGCAGGGCACCGTGGCGGCACTCGGGGCTGCGGCGGTGTGCTTCGCGATCAGGATGGTCGGCGTGCGGTTCGACCTGCACGCACCGCGCCCGCCCGGCCGGCCCTGGAGTGACGACCCGCCGAATTAGTCGCGGGGCCGGTGCATTCCATACGGCACCGCCTTGAGCAAAGTGACCGGGACCGACGCACCACTGGGCACCGCGTAGGTGCGCCGATCGCCCGGGCGGGCCCCGATCAGCGCCTCACCCAGCGGCGAGTTCACCGAATAGACCTCCAGATCGCCGTACTCCGCGCCGCGGACACCGAGTAGGAACGTCTCCTCGTCGCCGGTCTCGTCGAACCGGACCGTCAGCACCATGCCCGGTTCGGCGATCCCGTCGTCGGGCGGATCCTCACCGACCACGGCGTGCAGCAGCAGATCGTGGATCTGCTGGATTCGCGTCTGACGGGCGCGCTGCACCGCGACGGTGTTCTCCTGGCTGTCGTCGGCGGCTTCGGTGGCGAGCAGAGTCCGCAGCTCCGTCAGCTCGTCCTGCAGCCGCGCGTAGGCGACCGGTGTCATCCAGAATCGTTGAGCGGTGGTCATATTCGTACTCCTCGTCCAGGTGAGAGATCGTCGTCAGGGGCGGGTCGACGGCTCCGCCCCTGACGACTCGATGCGGGCTTGCGGTCAGCGCAGCGGGTCGACGGCCCGCAGGGCCTCGGGCTGTTTGCCGGTGGTGATGTGCTCGGCCAGCAGCCGGCCGGTGACCGGCCCGTGGGCGAGCCCCCACATGCCGTGGCCGCCGGCGACGTAGACGCCGGGTGCCACCGCCCCGATGAGCGGGCGGCCGTCGGGGGTGACCGGGCGGGGGCCCACCCACTCGTGGGTGCGCTCTGCCCACCGCACTCCGTCGAACATCGGCGCGGCCGACGCCACGATCGCCTCGACACGGGCCGGGATGAGCGGTTCGTCCGGGCCGCGGAACTCCATGGTGCCGGCGACGCGCAGGGCGCCCTGGTACGGCGTGCACGCCACCCTCACCTCGGGCAGGTAGACCGGGCCGGGGATCGGCCGGTCCACGGGCACCGTGAACGAGTAGCCCCGGCCGGCGCGCACCGGGGTGCGCACCCAGCGGCCGGCGAGCGAGGACAGCCAGGCGCCCGTCGCGATCACCGCGGCGTCGGCGGTCAGCGGTGTGCCGGTGCGGGGATGGATCCGCAC comes from the Mycolicibacterium litorale genome and includes:
- a CDS encoding trimeric intracellular cation channel family protein, with the translated sequence MSTPSPLLLALDFAGTFAFALNGALTAVRAERLDIFGVVTLGMFTGLGGGTIRDILLDDLPPATFLDWRYLALAATGGLIAFALSRRLDRLAMPITVLDAVGLSVFAVLSAFKALEMGFGVLQAMIVGTITAVGGGTIRDMMIGRIPTVLRSELYAIPALIGAGCAAAAEAAGQQGTVAALGAAAVCFAIRMVGVRFDLHAPRPPGRPWSDDPPN
- a CDS encoding GreA/GreB family elongation factor yields the protein MTTAQRFWMTPVAYARLQDELTELRTLLATEAADDSQENTVAVQRARQTRIQQIHDLLLHAVVGEDPPDDGIAEPGMVLTVRFDETGDEETFLLGVRGAEYGDLEVYSVNSPLGEALIGARPGDRRTYAVPSGASVPVTLLKAVPYGMHRPRD